CACTATGTTGGTGTTGCCTGGTCGACCGGTGAAGAATTCGATTCTTCGTGGAACCGTGGCCAGACTCTCGACTTCCCAGTCGGAGTTGGCATGGTGATCCAGGGCTGGGATCAGGGACTGCTAGGCATGAAGGTCGGCGGCCGCCGTCGCTTGGATATTCCATCCAACCTTGCCTACGGCGAGCGAGGTGCTCCCGGCGCCATCGCACCAAACGAAGCACTGATCTTCGTGGTAGATCTCGTTGGCACCAAGTAAATAGCCAATGAAGCTAAGGCCCTGAGATAACACTCGGGGCCTTAGCTGTCTTAAAAGTCATGCTTAAAGCTAAAAGTTGGTTAGTCTAAACTCGTGAGCACAAAGCAATCCACTGGTCCAAGCAAGGCTGAACGCCTAACCAGCCTCATCTATGCCTTGGCAACCAAATCACGGAAATTTAATGCCGACCTGATCGGGGAATATCTCGTTCCCGATGGTTCTGCAGATACCCGCGAAAAAGCGCTTGATCGCCTTAAGGACGATATCCGCAATGACTTCGGACTTCAGCTGATCAAGGAAACCATCGACGGCGTACCTTTTTACAGCATTGATACCACCGACTGGTTCCTTCCACCGGTAACATTCAGCCCGTCTGAAGCTGGTGTCGTCGCCTTGGCAGCCAGCTTGTGGAAAGACACCAAGCTGCAGTCCTTGGGACTCAACGCAGCCGCTCGCGTGACCGGGCACGGTGATACTGAATCGAATGTGGCACCGCTAGCTGGGTCACTGGTTCCACGCCTCTCCATGGATGAACCGAACTTCCGTGACTGTGCGCTAGCAGTCTTTAACCGAAAAGCAGTGAAGTTCGTCTACGTTTCCTCACAAGGGACAAAAACCGAACGCATTGTCGACGTGTGGGGAATAGGCCAGCGTTACGGCAACTGGTATTTCACCGGCCATGACCACACCCGCAAGGACTCACGAGTCTTCCGACTTTCGCGAGTTCAAGGAAATTTTGGCACCTACCGACACACTGGTGCCAGCAGCACCTATCATCCGCGCCCCGAAAATTTCCAGATGAACCAGGTGCTCCTGGACTTTGACCTCAAGCACCCAGGCTATGTCGCCACCATCATGCTCCACCGTGACGAAGCAATTCCATTGCGGGCGCAATCACTGAATGGTAATAACACGAGTTCTGAGCTTCAAATCGGTTATTCAGATCCGCATTCGTTTGCCGCGGAGCTCGCCGGTTATGGACCAGCGGTGCAGGTATTGGCGCCAACTGATTTAGCCGAACAGGTTCATCGCATATTGTCTGATGCAAAAGCCGCACAGATTGCACAGGAGACCCTGGACGACTACCCGCAGGTGAAGTTCCGTCCCAATCGTGCCACCGGGCGAGGCACAACGACGACGCAAGTGATGCGCAATATTGACATGATTCAGTATGTCGTCGCCCAAGGTGTCGTGAAGATCCAAGAACTCGCAGAGCGCTATTCCATGAGCGTGTCAAAGATCCGTGAAGAATTAGCGATGATCATGATGTGCGGTGTTCCTAACGGCCAGCACGATGAACTGATCAACGTTAATGATGGTGACCTTGAATCTGACACAGTCACCATTTCCAACGCGGCGCTTTTGGCTGAACCTCAAAAACTTGCGCCATTAGAAGCCGTCGCCATCCTGGGAGGATTGAACGCTTTAGCAAGCATCCCAGAATTTGAGCATCAAGAAATCCTGAATTCTGCCTTAGAGAAGGTGAACTCAGCTGTCGCTCGATTCGAAGGATGGAACGGCGCTCTAGGTTTCGCACTCTCGAAGGCACGCGAAAACGATATTCCACGACAACTAGTTACGGCTGCGAAGCAGCACAATGTCGTGCGCATTGATTACTACTCTGCCAGTTCTCGTACGCATCAGCTGCGGGACGTTGAACCCGTGAGAATGATTGAAGATGGTTCAATTCAATACCTACGGGCTTGGTGTCGAAAACGTGAAGACATGTTGACTTTCCGTGTAGATCGCATTTTAAGCGCGCAAATTTTAGATGAACTGTACGTTCCATCGGCAAAGCATGAAGACCAACAAGATGTTCAGATCCGATACGAGGCAAGCTCGGATGATCTTGAGGTAGTTCTCTATGTAGACACAGAAATTTTGCCTATCGTAGAAGCATTCCATCCGACCTCTTGGTCGACAGGAAAAATTGGTCGAGGTTACTTGGCGACGGTACGATTCTCGGATCACCAAGTTGCTGCACCTTTGGTGGCGCGGCATAGCGGTAAACTGGCTGTGGTTAGTCCTGACGCTACGCGCGAACAAGTAGTGCGGTGGTTGGACGATGCTATTCGAATGTATGAGGATTAGTAGATGCTTCCTTGGTGGTTTTGGGTTCTGTTGTGGACAGTAATTGTTTTGGCGACTGTTCTTGCAGCGGTTCTTGCCGGCTTCCGTTTATTCAAACAGGGAATGGCGGTTGTTGAAGATTTAGGCACCGCTGCTGACAAAGTCAGCTCAGGTTTAAACCAATCTGGCACCATTGTGGAATACACTCCAAACCCACGCCGGTACCCTCATGGGACCGATGCAACGCATGGTGATCCCGAGAAGATTCGTAAGTTGCGTGACAAGGGTAAAGCCGAACGTATTGAGGCCCGTCGCTTGCGCAGGGTTGCGCGTCGAGCTGAACGTGGCCAAGCTCAGAACATGCACGATCTTCGCCTGTTCTGACGTAGAATTTAGATTGAGAGAAGGGAAATCACATGGGTGGTTTACAGGGATGGCATCTGGTCATCATTATCGTTTTGGCACTGTTGCTCTTCGGCGCTCCAAAGCTTCCAGGCTTAGCACGCTCGATGGGTCAGTCGTTGCGCATTTTTAAGTCTGAAGTTCGCCAGATGAAGGATGACGATCCAAAGTCGGAGACTGTCGACGGCACAGTCAACGATCCAAATCCTAATGAAAAGAACAACTCCTAACTTCATCTGTGGCAACAAATAAAGATAAGACTCCGCGCAATAAGAAGAAGCGGGTCAAAGACGACGAAGGTCGGATGTCTCTTAAAGAGCATCTGATTGAAGCTCGAAACCGACTTTTCAAATCGCTGATCGCGTTGACCTTGGGAACTGTCGCAGGGTTTTTCATCTACGACTGGTTACTTGAACTGATCATTGATCCAGTTCAAGCTGCCGGTGGGTCGGTGAACTTCACGGCAGTGATGTCGCCTTTCGACATCATGATCAAAGTTGCGCTATTCGTTGGAATACTCGTTTCTTCTCCCGTATGGCTCTATCAGTTGTGGGCGTTTATTGTCCCAGGGCTGAAAAAGAACGAACGTCGCCTTAGCTATACTTTCGTCGCCATCTCGGTGCCGCTATTTATTGGTGGCGTCGCTATGGCTTACTTTGTGTTGCCATTTGCCCTCAAGTTCTTTATCAGTCTGGCTCCAGAAAACTCCGAAAATCTCATTAATATCAATGAGTACCTGCCATTTATCATCCGATTGCTTCTCGCGTTCGGCTTGGCGATGTTGGTACCGGTACTGATGGTGGGACTGAACCTGGTCGGAGTTCTACCTGCCAAGGTTATTCTGAAGAACTGGCGAATTACCGTATTCCTCATTGCTGTTGTTGCTGCCATGGCTGCCCCTGGCGGTGACGCCATCACCATGTTCGCTCTCGCTGGTCCATTGTTCTTGACCTTCGCGGCAGCAACGATTTTCTGCTACTTCAACGACAAGAAACGTGTAAAGAAGCAGGCGGCACAGGACGCTGAAAATGAGCGTCTAGCACAGGGGGAGTCGAGCACGATCGCCACTCCTGAGCCCATCGACGAACCAAACTCACAGATATAACTGATCGTCAAGAAAGCGAACGGCCACAAGTGACTTCACCCGCGGAACGATACGCGACTTCCAAGGCACGGCAGGTCGAACTCGGCTCTGCACTTCCCGACTTCCGCGCCAGTATTTCCTTTGACCTGGATCCATTCCAGGCCGAAGCGTGTAGGAAAGTCACAGAGGGCCACAGCGTCCTCGTCGCAGCGCCTACGGGTGCCGGCAAGACTGTTGTTGGTGAATTCGCGATCTTCCAGGCATTGCGCGAGAATCGCAAAGCCTTCTACACCACACCCATCAAGGCACTGAGTAATCAAAAATACTCAGAGCTGGTCAACCGTCATGGTGCCAAGCGCGTTGGCCTACTCACGGGTGACACGTCGATCAACTCTGAAGCTCAGATCGTCGTGATGACCACCGAAGTTCTGCGCAACATGTTGTACGCCGACTCGCAGACCCTCGATGGCCTTGGATACGTCATCATGGATGAAGTCCACTACTTAGCGGATAAATTCCGTGGCGCGGTGTGGGAAGAAGTCATCATCCACCTGCCATCAAACGTTCAAATTATCTCGTTGTCTGCCACGGTATCCAACGCCGAAGAATTTGGCGGCTGGCTGGATACTGTTCGAGGGCAAACGGACATTATCGTTTCCGAACACCGGCCTGTGCCCCTGTTCCAGCACGTGATGGTCGGACCAAATATCATCGATCTTTTTGCTGAGGATGTTGCCTTCGACAAGGTAGCCGAAGGCGAATCCAAAGCAAGCGTCAATCCTGAACTGCGCAAACTAGTACGGACCCACAATTCTGGTGGCCGGGTTCAGCGTGGACGTGGCAAGGGCGGACGCGGACCGCAACGGAGTTCTGGTTTTGGCCAACGGGTTAATCGCCCTTCCGTTATTGGCAAACTGGATCGCGCGGGGCTTCTACCCGCCATCTTCTTCATTTTCTCCCGCAAGGGTTGCGACATGGCGGTACAACAGTGCGCTATG
The nucleotide sequence above comes from Glutamicibacter sp. B1. Encoded proteins:
- a CDS encoding FKBP-type peptidyl-prolyl cis-trans isomerase, with protein sequence MSFGERNYDRTKPEIDFPGTDAPEELVITDLIEGTGAEVTPGTTVQAHYVGVAWSTGEEFDSSWNRGQTLDFPVGVGMVIQGWDQGLLGMKVGGRRRLDIPSNLAYGERGAPGAIAPNEALIFVVDLVGTK
- the tatA gene encoding Sec-independent protein translocase subunit TatA, with the protein product MGGLQGWHLVIIIVLALLLFGAPKLPGLARSMGQSLRIFKSEVRQMKDDDPKSETVDGTVNDPNPNEKNNS
- the tatC gene encoding twin-arginine translocase subunit TatC, with the translated sequence MATNKDKTPRNKKKRVKDDEGRMSLKEHLIEARNRLFKSLIALTLGTVAGFFIYDWLLELIIDPVQAAGGSVNFTAVMSPFDIMIKVALFVGILVSSPVWLYQLWAFIVPGLKKNERRLSYTFVAISVPLFIGGVAMAYFVLPFALKFFISLAPENSENLININEYLPFIIRLLLAFGLAMLVPVLMVGLNLVGVLPAKVILKNWRITVFLIAVVAAMAAPGGDAITMFALAGPLFLTFAAATIFCYFNDKKRVKKQAAQDAENERLAQGESSTIATPEPIDEPNSQI
- a CDS encoding helix-turn-helix transcriptional regulator, whose product is MSTKQSTGPSKAERLTSLIYALATKSRKFNADLIGEYLVPDGSADTREKALDRLKDDIRNDFGLQLIKETIDGVPFYSIDTTDWFLPPVTFSPSEAGVVALAASLWKDTKLQSLGLNAAARVTGHGDTESNVAPLAGSLVPRLSMDEPNFRDCALAVFNRKAVKFVYVSSQGTKTERIVDVWGIGQRYGNWYFTGHDHTRKDSRVFRLSRVQGNFGTYRHTGASSTYHPRPENFQMNQVLLDFDLKHPGYVATIMLHRDEAIPLRAQSLNGNNTSSELQIGYSDPHSFAAELAGYGPAVQVLAPTDLAEQVHRILSDAKAAQIAQETLDDYPQVKFRPNRATGRGTTTTQVMRNIDMIQYVVAQGVVKIQELAERYSMSVSKIREELAMIMMCGVPNGQHDELINVNDGDLESDTVTISNAALLAEPQKLAPLEAVAILGGLNALASIPEFEHQEILNSALEKVNSAVARFEGWNGALGFALSKARENDIPRQLVTAAKQHNVVRIDYYSASSRTHQLRDVEPVRMIEDGSIQYLRAWCRKREDMLTFRVDRILSAQILDELYVPSAKHEDQQDVQIRYEASSDDLEVVLYVDTEILPIVEAFHPTSWSTGKIGRGYLATVRFSDHQVAAPLVARHSGKLAVVSPDATREQVVRWLDDAIRMYED